The Sorangiineae bacterium MSr11954 DNA segment CGACTGCCGAAACACCCTGGACTCGTCGATGGAATCCTGGCTCACGATGGGCGCGATCGCATCGTAGTAGGCGAGCTGCGAGGCGCCGATCTTCGACGCCAGATCGGCGGCGAGCTCGTCGCCCGTCAAAGGCCCGGTGGCCACGATCACGGGCTCGGCCGCCGACGCCTCGGGCAGGTGCATCACCACCCGATGCTCCACCTGGATATGCGAATGCGACCGGATCCGCGACGACACCGCCTCGGCGAAGCGCTCCCGATCCACGGCCAGCGCGCCGCCCGCCGGAACACGCGACTCCTCGGCGCACCGCAGGATCAGCGAGCCGCAGCGGCGCAGCTCCTCTTTCAAGAGGCCCACGGCGTTGACCCACGCGTTCGAACGCATCGAGTTGGAGCACACCAACTCGCAGAGCCAGTCCGTCGTTTGCGCCGGCGTCCGGCGCTCGGGCTTCTGCTCGATCAATGTGACGTGGATGCCGCGCTCGGCGAGCTGAAAGGCCGCCTCACATCCTGCCAGACCGCCACCGATCACACGCACATGCAAAGACATCGTCAGTGGGTGATAGCAGAACCGGTGTGCCTTTTGGCGGCGCGAAGCAGGTCGTCGAAGCTGAAGGGCTTCACGATGACATCGACCACGCCAAAGGCCGAGCGCGAGAAGGTCACCGCGTGGGCCGACATGACCACCACGGGCACCTTGCGCAGCTCGCGATCGCGCATCCGCCGCTCGAGAAACTCCGCGCCCGTCATGACGGGCATGTGCATGTCGAGAAAGATGACGCTCGGAAGGCCGCCTTTCTCGATCTCGGACAACGCGTCTTGTCCGTTTCGAGCCCAACCCACCGTGTATCCGGCCGCAGCCAGCAGGTCGACCAAGACCTCGAGCAAGTCCTCGTCGTCGTCGACGACGAGTATGGGTCGCGTGGCGTCTGCGTCCGCATCGAGTGGCCCCCGCATTTCTTTTTTCACGTGCTGCACGGATGCAGTTTACCGCGACCTTTGCGCCTGCGGTCTATAGTTTCAGCGCGACAGCTCAGGACGTACACGCAATACCCGACGCTCCCCCGCGCTTTACGCGCGCTCGACCGCGACGACCCCTTCCACCTTGTGAAGGGCCTTCATCACATTCTTGAGCTGGTTCATATCACTGCAAATGAACGTAAATACGTTGACGGCCCGGCCGTCATCCCCGGCGCGGCAGTTCGCTTCGCTGATGTTGATGCCTTGCGCACTGAACGTGTGACCGACCGTGGCTAAAATGCCAGGCCGATTTGCGGTGGTGACCCGCAGCTGGACGTTGCGGTTGATTTTCGCCTTCGCATCCCACGAGATTTCGACCCGGCGTGCAGGATCCGTGTCGAAGGCCTTGGGACAGCCGCGGCGGTGGATGGTGATGCCGCGACCGCGCGTGATGAAGCCGAGGATGTCGTCGCCCGGGAGCGGATTGCAGCAGCGGGCGTAGCGGACGAGGACGTCGTCGATTCCATTGAGGCGGATCCCGTCCTCGTCGCGCTTGATGACCTTGCGGACCAGGCCCTCGATGCGGCCCTCGCGCAAATCGGCGGGGGGGATGCTCTCGCGGCCGTCTTCTTCGGGCGGCGAGACCACCGCCACCACGTCGCCTGGTTTGAGCTTTCCATAGCCGATGCTGATGAAGAGCTCCTCTTGGTTCTGCACCTTGAGGGACTCGAACAGCTTGCCCA contains these protein-coding regions:
- a CDS encoding response regulator codes for the protein MQHVKKEMRGPLDADADATRPILVVDDDEDLLEVLVDLLAAAGYTVGWARNGQDALSEIEKGGLPSVIFLDMHMPVMTGAEFLERRMRDRELRKVPVVVMSAHAVTFSRSAFGVVDVIVKPFSFDDLLRAAKRHTGSAITH